One segment of Niabella beijingensis DNA contains the following:
- the murC gene encoding UDP-N-acetylmuramate--L-alanine ligase, which produces MQGKQIGDLKRIYFIGIGGIGMSALARYFHSRGVAVSGYDKTATALTNALTAEGIPVHYEDDPEQAPRDADWVVYTPAVPSAHRELEYYKTNDYPVMKRSEVLQQITESSFNICVAGTHGKTTTTTMIAHLLRDSGYGCNAFLGGISANYGTNFWSSERDVCVIEADEYDRSFLRLSPDIAVVTAIDPDHLDIYGTAENVRNAFAEFAQRLKRSGLLIRKLGIGRELRAEHMWQYSLQNDSANIYAVNITMSDGGYDFDLVHPSAEISGLRLNMGGMHNVENMVAAIAVAKALNIDPEKIRTAVASFKGVQRRFEYIIKQKDLVFIDDYAHHPEELKALINSVKTLFPQMKCTLIFQPHLYSRTRDFAQDFAAVLSRVNKVILLPVYPAREQPIPGIESHTIAEQMDGADPVIMTKEALLAWVSETFQKDREREFGEVIITAGAGDIDKLVEQIKERLTETK; this is translated from the coding sequence GTGCAGGGAAAACAAATAGGGGATTTGAAGCGGATCTACTTTATCGGGATCGGAGGTATCGGGATGAGTGCCCTGGCGCGTTATTTTCATTCAAGAGGAGTGGCGGTAAGCGGGTATGATAAAACAGCAACTGCGCTTACGAACGCACTGACAGCAGAAGGCATTCCGGTGCATTATGAGGATGATCCGGAGCAGGCACCACGGGATGCCGACTGGGTGGTGTATACACCCGCCGTTCCTTCGGCACACCGGGAACTGGAGTATTATAAAACAAATGACTATCCGGTGATGAAGCGCAGTGAGGTACTGCAGCAGATCACGGAAAGTTCTTTTAATATATGTGTGGCCGGTACGCACGGTAAAACCACTACCACCACGATGATCGCGCATTTGCTGCGCGACAGCGGCTACGGATGCAATGCGTTCCTGGGTGGTATCTCCGCCAACTACGGTACGAATTTCTGGAGCAGTGAAAGGGATGTATGTGTGATCGAAGCAGACGAATACGACCGCAGTTTTTTGAGACTGAGTCCGGATATAGCGGTGGTAACGGCCATTGATCCGGACCACCTGGATATTTATGGTACCGCGGAGAATGTGCGCAACGCTTTTGCTGAGTTTGCACAACGGCTGAAACGCAGCGGCCTGCTGATCCGGAAACTGGGCATCGGCCGGGAACTGCGCGCAGAGCATATGTGGCAGTACAGCCTGCAGAATGACAGCGCCAATATTTATGCGGTCAATATAACGATGAGTGACGGCGGCTACGACTTTGACCTGGTGCATCCCTCGGCGGAGATCAGCGGACTGCGCCTGAACATGGGAGGCATGCACAATGTGGAGAACATGGTGGCCGCCATTGCCGTGGCCAAGGCACTGAACATTGACCCGGAAAAGATACGAACAGCAGTGGCATCGTTTAAAGGGGTGCAGCGGCGGTTTGAATACATCATTAAACAAAAAGACCTGGTTTTTATTGATGATTATGCGCACCATCCGGAGGAACTGAAGGCGTTGATAAATAGTGTAAAAACCCTGTTTCCCCAAATGAAATGTACGCTAATTTTCCAGCCGCATTTGTACAGCCGTACAAGAGATTTTGCCCAGGATTTTGCTGCTGTTTTGAGTAGGGTTAACAAGGTGATCCTGTTACCGGTATACCCTGCCAGAGAACAACCGATACCCGGAATCGAAAGCCATACCATTGCCGAGCAGATGGATGGAGCGGACCCTGTAATCATGACAAAAGAAGCATTACTGGCCTGGGTATCGGAAACGTTTCAGAAGGACCGGGAACGGGAATTCGGGGAAGTGATCATTACCGCAGGAGCCGGTGATATCGACAAATTGGTAGAACAGATAAAAGAACGATTAACAGAAACGAAGTGA
- a CDS encoding cell division protein FtsQ/DivIB, whose translation MLLTLMWLGVGAGMFTLVVAAMRVQDDSNCKGYEISIRGAENGSLFTSKEQIVKLLKQASAGPVTGQRKSGFNLPRIEDLLEQSSWVYNAELYFDNKDILRVNVTERKPLARVFSNDGQSFYIDEAGKQIPLSDKISLDVPVFTGYPNRKVMNAADSALLENMIATASFINSDSFWVAQVSQIDIHKCGSDCWDMEMVPVVGNHRVDLGDGSDIASKFHRLYLFYDQVLKRTGFDKYQRIDVQYGGQVVGVKGRYSKLDSLQLRKNIEELLQQSRKANDLIEVAQVVPNIRMIQADTSADARMLYEKPAGEDGMDTLALMSVGDKPEQPVAAALNGGNDEKKEATAKDPVKKEVKKTEEKSPAKKEAGKSTASAKNTVATTKKSSSGKPQAKTDDKKKQVSKAATAKKTTKPAVTKRRETEKKSASKKAPVKKNN comes from the coding sequence ATGTTGTTAACACTCATGTGGTTGGGTGTGGGCGCAGGTATGTTTACACTGGTCGTTGCGGCCATGCGCGTGCAGGACGACAGCAACTGCAAGGGGTATGAGATCAGCATCCGTGGTGCGGAGAACGGAAGCCTGTTTACCTCCAAAGAGCAGATCGTAAAATTATTGAAGCAAGCTTCAGCCGGCCCGGTTACCGGTCAGCGTAAAAGCGGGTTCAATCTTCCTCGTATCGAAGACCTGCTGGAACAGAGCTCCTGGGTGTACAACGCGGAACTGTATTTTGATAATAAGGACATCCTCCGGGTAAATGTAACCGAGCGCAAACCGCTGGCAAGGGTCTTTTCAAACGATGGCCAGTCGTTCTATATAGACGAGGCCGGAAAACAGATCCCGCTTTCGGATAAGATCTCCCTGGATGTTCCCGTATTTACCGGATATCCTAACCGCAAGGTGATGAATGCAGCAGACAGCGCCTTGCTGGAAAATATGATCGCCACTGCTTCTTTTATCAACAGCGATTCCTTCTGGGTAGCCCAGGTATCGCAGATCGATATTCACAAATGCGGGAGTGATTGCTGGGATATGGAGATGGTACCGGTTGTAGGTAATCATCGTGTGGATCTGGGAGATGGCAGTGATATCGCTTCCAAATTCCATCGCCTGTACCTGTTTTATGACCAGGTACTGAAGCGCACGGGTTTTGATAAATACCAGCGGATCGATGTACAGTACGGAGGCCAGGTGGTAGGGGTCAAAGGCCGTTATTCCAAACTGGACTCCCTGCAGCTGCGCAAGAATATTGAAGAGTTACTACAGCAGTCACGAAAAGCAAATGACCTGATCGAAGTGGCCCAGGTTGTACCTAACATACGGATGATACAAGCCGATACCTCAGCGGACGCGCGGATGTTGTATGAGAAACCGGCGGGAGAAGATGGAATGGACACCCTGGCATTGATGTCGGTAGGCGATAAGCCTGAGCAGCCGGTTGCTGCTGCTCTCAACGGCGGCAATGATGAAAAGAAGGAAGCAACAGCAAAGGACCCTGTAAAAAAAGAAGTGAAGAAAACGGAAGAAAAGAGCCCGGCGAAAAAAGAAGCAGGTAAAAGCACGGCATCCGCAAAGAATACTGTTGCAACAACAAAAAAAAGCAGTTCCGGAAAGCCGCAGGCAAAAACAGATGATAAAAAGAAGCAGGTGTCGAAAGCAGCAACTGCAAAGAAAACAACAAAACCTGCGGTAACAAAGCGCAGGGAGACGGAAAAGAAAAGTGCTTCTAAAAAAGCACCGGTTAAAAAGAACAACTAA
- the ftsA gene encoding cell division protein FtsA produces the protein MNPEQPIIVGLDIGTTKIAVIAGRKNEFGKLEILGFGKANSNGVKHGQVLNIDETIKAIKLALDNCLSVNPNLNIGEVYVGIAGHHIKSLQTRGDIVRENEEEEINQAEVDLLVSKQYKTYIPAGDQIIDVIPQEYTVDNMPNIVRPIGYSGVKLGANFHIITGDKNAIRNINRSVEKAGLYTKDLVLQPLASAAAVMGQEDLEAGVAIVDIGGGTTDLAVFADGVLRHTAVIPFAGENITNDIKTGLGVLKSQAEQMKTQFGSALANEAKANAYITIPGLRGMPAKEISVKNLANIIQARMSEILDFVTYHLKQIGMDNRQLNGGIVLTGGGSQLRHLIQLTEYVTGLPARIGLPNEHLAAGHIEELAKPTYSTCLGLILKGYDDFENNRKVFEKSFINIPVPQDLIKQEAADALGAVAVVEESVATATVEKRQPLKNFWDKFKNGIIDIFKEEEDGHL, from the coding sequence ATGAATCCTGAACAACCCATTATCGTAGGACTGGACATTGGAACCACCAAGATTGCTGTTATTGCCGGGCGCAAGAACGAATTTGGAAAACTGGAAATTCTTGGCTTTGGCAAAGCCAACTCCAATGGCGTGAAGCATGGCCAGGTATTGAATATCGACGAAACGATCAAAGCCATTAAACTGGCATTGGACAATTGTTTGTCGGTGAACCCCAATCTGAATATCGGAGAGGTATATGTCGGTATTGCAGGGCATCATATAAAAAGTCTGCAGACCCGCGGGGATATCGTGCGCGAGAATGAGGAAGAAGAGATCAACCAGGCGGAAGTAGACCTGCTGGTCAGCAAACAATACAAGACCTATATCCCGGCCGGTGACCAGATCATTGACGTGATCCCCCAGGAATATACGGTAGACAATATGCCCAACATTGTACGCCCCATCGGATACAGCGGTGTAAAACTGGGCGCCAATTTCCATATCATTACAGGGGATAAGAATGCGATCCGCAATATCAACCGCAGTGTGGAAAAAGCGGGATTGTATACAAAGGACCTGGTGCTGCAGCCTCTGGCTTCAGCCGCCGCGGTAATGGGACAGGAAGACCTGGAAGCCGGTGTGGCCATTGTTGATATTGGTGGCGGTACCACCGACCTGGCGGTGTTTGCAGACGGCGTATTGCGTCATACGGCGGTGATCCCGTTTGCAGGGGAAAATATTACCAACGATATTAAAACCGGTCTGGGAGTATTAAAAAGCCAGGCAGAGCAGATGAAAACCCAGTTTGGAAGTGCACTGGCCAATGAAGCCAAAGCCAACGCATATATCACCATACCGGGGTTGCGGGGCATGCCTGCAAAAGAGATCAGCGTAAAGAACCTGGCCAATATCATCCAGGCGCGTATGAGCGAGATCCTGGATTTTGTTACCTATCACCTAAAACAGATCGGAATGGACAACCGCCAGCTGAATGGGGGTATCGTTCTTACAGGCGGAGGTTCGCAATTGCGGCACCTGATCCAGCTTACAGAATATGTTACCGGACTTCCGGCACGCATCGGCCTGCCTAACGAACACCTGGCTGCCGGACATATCGAAGAGCTTGCCAAACCCACGTATTCCACCTGCCTGGGGCTGATCCTGAAAGGATACGACGATTTTGAAAACAACCGCAAGGTCTTCGAGAAAAGCTTTATCAACATCCCCGTACCGCAGGATCTGATCAAGCAGGAAGCAGCAGACGCATTGGGCGCCGTTGCTGTTGTGGAAGAAAGCGTGGCCACCGCCACTGTTGAAAAAAGACAACCCCTGAAAAACTTCTGGGACAAATTTAAAAACGGCATCATCGACATCTTCAAGGAAGAAGAAGATGGTCATTTATAA
- the ftsZ gene encoding cell division protein FtsZ — translation MIHFDLPKEQSSIIKVIGVGGGGGNAVNHMFSQNIDGVNFIICNTDAQALSNSQIPNRIQLGPQLTSGLGAGANPEIGRQATEESLEEIKRIVEVNTKMAFITAGMGGGTGTGGAPIIAKICKDLGVLTVGIVTMPFAYEGKKRHKQAEEGIKILKQYVDTLLVISNDKLRHQFGNLKMREAFEKADNVLATAAKCITDVINSTGQINVDFADVCTVMKNGGVAILGSATSSGENRAQRAIEEALNSPLLNDNDIRGAKWILININSAEGDSEFTMDEVEVIQAHLLSQAGENTDVILGLGYDNSLGDEIGITLIATGFENKDPFVKPILKKEEQAEGKIVMTLTPQENAASKIESRTEQPEVIEHEIKEAEKSLGLQVDPMMPKLVDEPVYMDTPMPTLEDISDLGLGKETADVHYTLSKEDNEKIGMNAEPETVSEATVEIVAEEESAFYSPAVPAEDRVLEAPLSKEPEPEQDLSAGVGVRSYLAKPSNIYAEPRKEEVTAKKPVPDPEPEEKMELVERTELRTEEPKVVMNHVEKEQPQQPQQPQLSPEEEMQLQKRKQVERLQKLRNLSFNVNVNDPNSEYETVPAYIRRNMELQNNSNHIESYYSKFEVSSDDKNQGQINTINTFLDGKKPD, via the coding sequence ATGATACATTTTGATCTACCCAAAGAACAGTCCTCCATCATCAAAGTGATTGGAGTAGGTGGTGGCGGTGGTAATGCCGTTAATCACATGTTCAGTCAAAACATCGACGGCGTAAACTTCATCATTTGTAATACAGATGCCCAGGCACTTTCGAACAGCCAGATCCCCAACCGCATACAGCTGGGGCCACAGCTGACCTCCGGTCTGGGAGCAGGCGCCAATCCCGAGATCGGGCGCCAGGCAACCGAAGAATCGCTGGAAGAGATCAAACGTATCGTGGAGGTGAATACAAAAATGGCATTCATCACCGCCGGTATGGGTGGCGGAACCGGAACCGGAGGTGCGCCCATTATCGCAAAAATCTGTAAGGACCTTGGAGTGCTTACGGTAGGTATCGTAACCATGCCGTTTGCTTATGAAGGTAAAAAAAGACATAAACAGGCTGAGGAAGGTATTAAAATCTTAAAACAATATGTGGATACGCTGCTGGTGATCAGCAATGATAAATTGCGGCATCAGTTCGGAAACCTGAAAATGCGGGAAGCTTTTGAAAAAGCAGACAATGTACTTGCCACTGCGGCTAAATGTATCACGGATGTGATCAACAGCACCGGACAGATCAATGTGGACTTTGCAGATGTTTGTACCGTAATGAAGAACGGCGGTGTGGCCATCCTTGGTAGCGCTACCTCTTCCGGAGAGAACAGGGCGCAGCGTGCCATTGAAGAGGCGCTGAACTCCCCGCTGCTGAATGATAATGATATCCGTGGTGCAAAATGGATCCTCATCAATATCAATTCTGCAGAAGGTGATTCTGAGTTCACTATGGATGAGGTGGAAGTGATACAGGCACACCTGCTGAGCCAGGCAGGAGAGAACACCGACGTGATCCTTGGCCTGGGATATGATAATTCATTGGGTGATGAGATCGGTATCACGCTGATCGCCACCGGTTTTGAAAATAAAGATCCTTTTGTAAAGCCGATACTGAAGAAAGAGGAACAGGCGGAAGGTAAGATCGTGATGACACTGACCCCCCAGGAAAACGCCGCCTCAAAAATCGAATCCCGGACAGAGCAGCCGGAGGTGATCGAGCATGAGATAAAAGAAGCCGAAAAAAGCCTGGGCCTGCAGGTAGATCCTATGATGCCCAAACTGGTGGATGAGCCTGTGTATATGGATACGCCCATGCCTACCCTGGAAGACATATCGGATCTTGGTCTTGGAAAGGAAACAGCGGATGTACATTACACGCTGTCTAAGGAAGACAATGAAAAAATAGGGATGAATGCCGAACCAGAAACGGTTTCTGAAGCAACCGTGGAGATCGTGGCAGAAGAAGAAAGTGCCTTTTATTCTCCGGCAGTACCTGCGGAAGACCGGGTGCTGGAAGCACCGCTGTCGAAAGAACCCGAACCGGAGCAGGATCTTTCTGCGGGAGTAGGCGTACGCAGCTATCTGGCCAAGCCTTCAAATATTTATGCCGAGCCCCGGAAAGAAGAAGTGACGGCCAAGAAGCCGGTGCCGGATCCGGAGCCTGAAGAAAAAATGGAGCTGGTAGAGCGTACTGAATTGCGGACAGAGGAACCCAAAGTAGTAATGAATCATGTTGAGAAGGAGCAGCCGCAACAACCCCAGCAGCCCCAGCTGTCTCCGGAAGAAGAGATGCAATTGCAAAAACGCAAACAGGTAGAGCGCCTGCAGAAATTGCGGAACCTCTCGTTTAATGTAAACGTGAATGATCCCAACAGCGAATATGAAACTGTTCCGGCCTATATCCGCCGCAATATGGAATTACAGAACAATTCCAACCACATTGAAAGTTACTATAGTAAGTTTGAAGTAAGCTCCGATGATAAAAATCAGGGTCAGATCAATACCATTAACACCTTCCTGGATGGTAAAAAACCAGACTGA
- a CDS encoding NAD(P)H-dependent glycerol-3-phosphate dehydrogenase produces the protein MAIKFGVAGSGSWATALVKILTDNGHRVNWCVRSDTTAGFIKQRHHNPKHLTSAVLNTKLLHLTTDLENIAERSDIIILAMPSAYVAESLHELPTTVFKNKKILSAIKGILPGENILLNEYLERHFDVSLKDYFAVLGPCHAEEVAAEKLSYLTFSGVDEALAIKISGYFRSPFINTVVNTDILGVQYAAVLKNIYALGAGIAHGLDYGDNFQSVYIANSADEMAGFLRKFGAEHIVVGEHADLDDPEKKYANYSASVYLGDLLVTCYSLHSRNRTFGNMIGKGYSVQAAQLELRMVAEGYNAARCIYDTNKSLKAEMPIAATIYSILWEGMPPAKGFEKIEGFLI, from the coding sequence TTGGCAATTAAATTCGGTGTAGCAGGAAGCGGCAGCTGGGCAACAGCATTGGTAAAGATCCTTACAGATAACGGACACAGGGTAAACTGGTGCGTACGCAGTGATACAACCGCCGGCTTTATAAAACAGCGGCATCACAATCCCAAACACCTTACCAGTGCGGTTTTAAACACCAAACTGTTACATCTTACCACCGACCTGGAAAACATTGCCGAACGGTCGGACATCATTATACTGGCAATGCCTTCCGCTTACGTAGCGGAAAGTCTTCACGAATTGCCAACCACCGTATTTAAAAATAAAAAGATCCTCTCTGCGATCAAAGGCATCCTCCCGGGAGAGAATATTCTGCTTAATGAATACCTCGAACGTCATTTTGATGTTTCACTGAAAGATTATTTCGCAGTACTTGGTCCCTGCCATGCAGAAGAAGTTGCAGCAGAAAAACTTTCCTATCTTACCTTTTCAGGAGTCGACGAGGCACTGGCCATCAAAATATCCGGTTATTTCCGGTCGCCATTTATCAATACCGTGGTCAACACGGACATACTGGGTGTTCAATATGCAGCCGTACTGAAGAACATCTATGCACTGGGTGCAGGTATCGCGCACGGACTCGATTATGGTGATAACTTCCAAAGCGTTTATATCGCAAACAGCGCGGATGAAATGGCAGGCTTCCTTCGAAAATTCGGTGCCGAACATATCGTGGTAGGAGAACACGCGGACCTCGATGATCCCGAAAAAAAATATGCCAACTATTCGGCATCTGTTTACCTGGGCGACCTGCTGGTAACCTGCTATTCCCTGCACAGCCGCAACCGTACCTTTGGCAATATGATCGGCAAAGGGTACAGCGTACAGGCGGCACAGCTGGAGCTGCGTATGGTAGCAGAAGGATACAATGCCGCCCGGTGCATCTACGACACCAATAAATCCCTGAAAGCCGAAATGCCCATTGCAGCAACGATCTACAGCATTCTCTGGGAAGGCATGCCTCCGGCGAAAGGCTTTGAGAAGATCGAAGGATTCCTGATCTGA
- a CDS encoding TonB-dependent receptor, with amino-acid sequence MFKKISIPLLNRGRLSGCFLFFISLFLVAPASLSAQSEGITIEGTHTVKAALKLIEQQSDARFIYNDNFIDYDKEVKLALKAVSVAEALTHVLQGQRVRYDRQENGVYLFAPGEAEAPVPQQQNAATGNMMISGTVQDRTGSPLSNVSVSIRGSQTGTTTNNKGEFRLQVSRYDSLDFSYVGYKDLSIFISDIKPLTIIMDAEAGSLNEVSVVAYSRQKKASVLGSITTIKPEELRVPSSNLTTAFAGRVAGMISYQRSGEPGRDNASFFIRGITTFGAEAKKDPLILIDGIELGPDDLARLNTDDIASFSIMKDATATSLYGARGANGVIFVTTKEGREGKVQVNLRIENSSSSATEKVQIADPVTFMRMQNEAVKTRDPLGLALYSEEKITMTEMGLHRDIYPSTDWNKAMFRDHIINNRVNVNLRGGGNVARYYVGASVTKDNGNMIVDKRNNFNSNISLMKYQFRSNVNINLTKTTEMITRFAATFDDYTGPIDGGAAMYRKVLQANPVLFKPYYEPDSVFSYAKHILFGNFGDANYLNPYAESLKGYRDYSKNTMFVTFEFKQNLKSILKGLTARTLINFDRYSEYNVTRAYFPFYYNLKSFDLIRDTYTLMRLNPAQGTEYINYLPGQRFINNVFYFEGATEYNGSFGRHNINSLLVFTARQERKGIADNLQLSLPGRNAGLAGRFAYNYDTRYFAELNFGYNGSERFSKNNRWGFFPSVSAGWMLSNEKFFEPLRSVVKQLKLRGSYGMVGNDAIGSSLDRFFYLSQVTLNAPYMVNWGINMNENPLGVRVDRYANDQIGWETSYKKNLGLEINLVNGISSIIEVYHERRTNILLSRIIPATMGIIPEVKANLGEAEGKGIDIELNYDKSFSSGLWINGRGTFTYATNKVLKWEEPDYSTTPWKSRVGHPIGQVWGYVADRLFIDSLEVKNSPLQTFGAYSAGDIKYHDINRDGKIDELDMVPIGHPVTPEIVYGFGTSLGYRGFDLSVFFQGTARQSFWFNMQNVTPFIDGDSDDGRIGQNAVLKVFADSYWSESNRNPYALWPRLSNYTINNNTQTSTWFMQNAGFIRLKSAEIGYTVPKTLLNRYKIANLRIYFSGLNLFYWSSFKLWDPEMAGEGLGYPVQKVYNIGLNIGF; translated from the coding sequence ATGTTTAAAAAAATAAGCATTCCCTTATTGAATAGGGGACGTTTAAGCGGGTGCTTTTTGTTTTTTATCAGCCTGTTTCTAGTCGCTCCTGCTTCTCTGTCTGCACAATCTGAAGGAATAACAATTGAAGGTACCCACACAGTAAAAGCCGCATTAAAATTGATTGAACAACAATCGGATGCACGGTTTATTTACAATGATAATTTTATTGATTATGATAAAGAGGTAAAACTCGCCCTTAAAGCAGTGTCTGTAGCAGAAGCCCTGACCCATGTGCTGCAGGGCCAGCGGGTCCGTTATGACCGGCAGGAGAACGGGGTTTATCTTTTTGCGCCGGGAGAAGCGGAGGCTCCTGTTCCACAGCAACAGAATGCCGCCACGGGAAACATGATGATCTCCGGCACGGTGCAGGATCGAACAGGATCGCCGCTCTCAAATGTATCGGTCAGTATACGGGGCTCACAGACGGGTACCACGACCAATAACAAAGGTGAATTCCGTTTGCAGGTAAGTCGTTATGACAGTCTTGATTTTTCCTATGTGGGGTATAAGGATCTTTCGATATTTATTTCTGATATAAAGCCGCTCACGATCATAATGGATGCAGAAGCCGGTAGTTTAAACGAGGTTTCTGTGGTAGCTTATTCCCGGCAAAAAAAGGCGAGCGTTCTGGGATCGATCACCACCATTAAGCCGGAGGAACTGCGGGTGCCCAGCAGCAACCTCACCACGGCATTTGCCGGAAGAGTGGCAGGTATGATCTCATACCAGCGAAGCGGTGAGCCCGGCCGGGACAACGCCAGCTTCTTTATAAGAGGTATCACCACTTTTGGTGCAGAGGCCAAGAAGGATCCGCTGATATTGATTGACGGCATAGAACTGGGGCCGGATGACCTGGCACGGTTAAACACCGATGATATTGCCAGTTTCAGTATTATGAAGGATGCTACTGCCACGTCGCTGTATGGTGCCAGGGGTGCCAACGGCGTAATATTCGTTACCACCAAGGAGGGCCGTGAAGGCAAAGTGCAGGTGAATCTGAGAATTGAGAATTCATCTTCATCGGCAACGGAAAAGGTCCAGATCGCTGATCCGGTCACCTTTATGCGCATGCAGAACGAAGCGGTTAAAACAAGGGATCCGCTTGGGCTGGCCCTTTATTCTGAAGAAAAAATAACCATGACGGAAATGGGATTGCATCGTGATATCTATCCGTCAACAGACTGGAATAAGGCAATGTTCAGGGATCACATCATCAATAACCGGGTGAATGTTAACCTGAGAGGCGGCGGCAATGTGGCACGGTACTATGTAGGGGCAAGCGTTACCAAGGATAACGGGAATATGATCGTAGACAAACGGAACAATTTCAATTCCAATATCAGCCTGATGAAATACCAGTTCCGGTCAAATGTCAATATCAATCTTACGAAGACAACAGAGATGATCACCCGTTTTGCCGCAACATTCGATGACTATACCGGACCGATCGACGGAGGAGCCGCTATGTATCGCAAAGTGTTGCAGGCTAACCCGGTATTGTTTAAACCTTACTATGAGCCGGATTCGGTATTTTCTTATGCAAAGCACATTCTGTTTGGAAATTTCGGAGATGCCAATTATCTTAATCCTTATGCGGAGTCATTAAAGGGATACAGAGATTACAGCAAGAATACGATGTTCGTTACTTTTGAATTCAAACAGAATCTGAAATCGATCTTAAAAGGTCTTACAGCGCGTACACTGATAAATTTTGACCGGTATTCAGAATATAATGTCACCCGGGCCTACTTTCCCTTCTATTATAATTTAAAGTCCTTCGACCTGATCCGCGATACGTACACGTTAATGCGTCTGAACCCCGCCCAGGGAACGGAATACATTAACTACCTGCCGGGGCAGCGATTCATTAATAATGTCTTTTATTTTGAGGGTGCCACGGAATACAACGGTTCATTCGGCCGGCATAATATCAACAGTTTGCTGGTATTTACGGCACGGCAGGAACGAAAGGGAATTGCGGATAATCTCCAGTTGTCATTGCCCGGAAGGAATGCAGGGCTGGCAGGGCGTTTTGCCTACAACTATGATACCCGGTATTTTGCAGAACTGAACTTTGGTTATAACGGGTCGGAGCGTTTCTCAAAGAACAATCGCTGGGGCTTCTTTCCTTCTGTAAGTGCGGGATGGATGCTTTCCAACGAAAAATTCTTTGAGCCGTTACGCTCGGTGGTGAAGCAGCTAAAATTGAGAGGTTCTTACGGGATGGTGGGCAATGATGCTATAGGAAGCTCACTTGACCGCTTCTTTTATTTGTCGCAGGTAACGCTTAATGCTCCCTATATGGTAAACTGGGGCATCAATATGAACGAAAACCCTTTGGGTGTGCGCGTAGACCGTTACGCCAATGATCAGATCGGATGGGAGACCTCCTATAAAAAGAACCTGGGACTGGAGATCAACCTGGTCAACGGCATTTCCTCCATTATTGAAGTATATCATGAACGAAGAACAAATATTCTTTTGAGCCGGATCATTCCCGCTACAATGGGTATCATACCGGAAGTGAAAGCCAATCTGGGAGAAGCGGAAGGAAAAGGGATTGATATCGAACTGAATTACGATAAGTCGTTCAGCAGCGGGCTCTGGATCAACGGCCGGGGAACATTTACCTATGCTACAAACAAAGTACTGAAATGGGAAGAACCCGATTACTCCACTACGCCCTGGAAGTCGCGTGTAGGGCATCCGATAGGGCAGGTTTGGGGCTATGTGGCGGATCGTTTATTTATCGATTCACTCGAGGTAAAGAACTCACCGTTGCAGACGTTTGGTGCCTATTCTGCGGGGGATATCAAATATCACGACATCAACCGCGACGGTAAGATCGATGAACTGGATATGGTGCCGATCGGTCATCCGGTAACACCGGAGATCGTTTATGGTTTTGGAACCTCACTGGGATATAGGGGATTTGATCTGTCGGTGTTTTTCCAGGGAACAGCCCGGCAGTCGTTCTGGTTCAACATGCAGAATGTAACACCTTTTATTGATGGTGATTCAGACGATGGACGGATCGGGCAAAATGCGGTGCTAAAGGTTTTTGCCGACAGCTACTGGTCGGAGTCCAACCGCAACCCCTATGCCTTGTGGCCACGCCTGTCCAATTACACGATTAACAATAATACGCAAACCAGCACCTGGTTTATGCAAAATGCCGGATTCATCCGGTTAAAGTCGGCGGAGATTGGCTATACGGTTCCCAAAACGTTGCTGAACCGGTATAAGATCGCCAACCTGAGGATTTATTTCAGCGGACTAAATCTGTTCTACTGGAGTTCGTTTAAACTCTGGGATCCGGAAATGGCCGGGGAAGGGTTGGGATATCCTGTTCAGAAAGTATACAATATAGGCTTAAATATTGGCTTTTAA